The nucleotide sequence GTCGCTCTCTGTCGGATCTCCGCCGTCCGCCTCCTCGCTGACACTGAAACTGATGAGGTTTTCTCCAGCATCAGCCTCGACCCCCGGCCGTCGGTAGCCCTCTCCCCCtcatcgtcctcctcctcctcgtctccgcCAGAGGTCGCAGATGGAGGCGATGGGTTCGTTTCCTTTGCCAAGATCCTCACCCCCAGCGATGCCAACAACGGGGGCGGTTTCTCGGTTCCCAGGTTCTGCGCAGACTTGATATTCCCTCCCCTCGATTTCAATGCCGATCCCCCAGTGCAGACCATCTGGGTGTGCGATGTCCATGGGAGTTTGTGGGACTTCCGGCACATCTACCGCGGGACTCCACGGCGCCATCTCCTGACCACCGGATGGAGCAAGTTCGTCAACTCGAAGAAGCTCATCGCTGGTGACTCGGTGGTCTTCATGAAAAACCAATCCGGCAAGATCTTCGTCGGCGTCCGCCGCACCAGTCGCTCCTGCGGCCCTGTGGACCACTCGCCCTACATCCCCCAATCCACTACCCTGGTGACGATGACGGAGAACTTCTCCGGCAGTGTGGGATTCTCTAGGAACGTTAGGGGTAGAGTTCCGGCGGCATCAGTGGTGGAGGCTGTAAGATTGGCTGGGATGGGCCTCCCTTTCGAGGTCTTGTACTATCCAAGGGCTGGATCCCCGGAGTTTGTGGTGGCGGAGGAGACGGTAGAAGCTGCGATGAGGGTGCGTTGGACTAGTGGCATGCGGGTTAGGATGTCGCTGGAGACTGAGGACTCGGCGAGAATGACTTGGTTTCAGGGTACACTGTCTTCTTTGGGGATGAATGACGTGGAACAGTGGCCACGATCACCATGGCGTATGCTCAAGGTACttgttttatttttcatcatgTCTTTTACCTACCTGTTAGTTTACGGTGGTGTTTGTTTATCAATTTGCTTCGGTGTCCAACATGGATTGAAGAATATCTTGTTTGCTTATCCTTGTGAATTGTCACTCTCCTTTGTGAAACTTCGTCGTGAGTTTTCATGCCGGAAAAGTATCAAACAAAGTTAAACGTCTGATGCTAATGTCAGAAGGAATGACAAACCAGTCTGGCCCAGAGTACAAAAGAAATTTTCACCATGCTTGTCACTTATGACAAAAGATCAGAAACATTGGTTAGCAAAATAGATGTTACATACACCCATGCATGCCCTTGTGCCTATAATATAATATGAAATGGTTTGCATGTTGATCGCTGATTTTCTGAAAAAATCTAGCTTAGAGTCATTAGGAAAACAAGAAATGTATGTTTCGTGATACTTGATAATAGCTTAAGATTTTTTGTTATGGCAAGGTGTTGACAGCATGGCGGGGAGGGAGTGTTGTGGTGAAGAAAACATAGGGAAGATTACAGTGAAGGGGGGGAAGATGCTAGCAAGGGGAGGGGGAAGTCGTCGACGGCTATGGCAAAGAA is from Musa acuminata AAA Group cultivar baxijiao chromosome BXJ1-6, Cavendish_Baxijiao_AAA, whole genome shotgun sequence and encodes:
- the LOC103988169 gene encoding auxin response factor 17 gives rise to the protein MSADAAVSSPREVRSVDPQVWKACAGSSARIPAIGSRACYFPQGHAEQAASPPDFSALPAVPDVALCRISAVRLLADTETDEVFSSISLDPRPSVALSPSSSSSSSSPPEVADGGDGFVSFAKILTPSDANNGGGFSVPRFCADLIFPPLDFNADPPVQTIWVCDVHGSLWDFRHIYRGTPRRHLLTTGWSKFVNSKKLIAGDSVVFMKNQSGKIFVGVRRTSRSCGPVDHSPYIPQSTTLVTMTENFSGSVGFSRNVRGRVPAASVVEAVRLAGMGLPFEVLYYPRAGSPEFVVAEETVEAAMRVRWTSGMRVRMSLETEDSARMTWFQGTLSSLGMNDVEQWPRSPWRMLKVNWDEPEVLQNVKNVSPWQVDLVSVSSQMETPFSVIRNFKMPENSEFLGNSTGKTLQMTGTKSKSIGSVSPFFSYIVPAGMQGARHDSISIPHLCDSAINRDKIFIDGPHGVSTLEKNDVSVDQRIGTTSLGGSSQPSQDSIQVLDRRILETRSNPVKKPSTGSFQLFGQVIHIDQPTNDDNDRKYEDTEGDKPGSSLSNQHKQLVVQCPRVSAVGACQ